The region CGGGAGAAACGCTTCAAACGCGAGCGTCTGGAACGCCGCGACTATCACACTCATGAGCATCAGGTCAGCCTGCGCTCCTTCGCCCTGCTCTCGGCCGGCGACAGCGCTGCCGAGAATTCTGCGAGCATCCCCCATGCATCTTGATCTATCCGAACTGTCCCAACTGGCGCCGATCTTTCGCGAGCTGTTCAAGGGCTACCACGTCAGCCGCCGCGACCCAGAGCTGTACGCGCAACTGTCGAATTTTCAGGACCAGTACCGCACGCTGTTCAAGGCGCTGGGCTTTGAACTGGTCTGCGACACCCGTGGCTTCTACTACTTCGTGCCTGACCTTGCGGCAGCCGCGGTGAATAAAACCGCGCAGCGTCTGGCCTTGTTCACCTTCATCCTCGTCGAGCACTTGGCCGATCAGGGCCGCGACCCGATTGCCGTGCTCGACGGCGGTAGCCTCGGTCGTGATGAATTGCCGTCGCTGCTGGAGAAATACCGCGACCTGTTTATTCAGGCCGAAGTGCAGACCGTGGAGGAGCTGGAAGAAAAAATCATGCGCCGCATGACGCAACTCGGTTTCGCGGGCGAAGAAAATGGCGTCTACCGGTTCCTGCCACCGATGCACCGTTTCCTCGACGTTTGCCTGTCAGTCCAGCAGGATCGAGATCTGGCGGCCAGCCTGCACAGCGTGCTGCCATTGCCGGCTCCGGTGCTTATCGATGACGACAGCGACGAAATGCTTTTGGAAACCGATGACCCGCTGGACCTGAGTGACTTTGAGGAAGAAAACGAAGAAGACGCGATGGCCCGTGCCATTGCCGAAGAACAGGAGACTGACGCATGAGCAAGGAACGCTACGGCATTCGCCGCTTCGCCCTGTTGAACACCGCCGGTTACAGCCTCGGGTTGTTTCCGCTGGAAGAGCCGCTGTCGGTCTACGGCGCGAACAACCTCGGTAAATCCGCGTCGATCAACGCCTTGCAGTTCCCGATTCTGGCGCGCATGTCGGACATGAGTTTTGGCAAGTACAGCCTGGAGCAATCCCGGCGCTTCTACTTCGCCTCGGACACCAGTTACATCCTCGTCGAAGTCTCGCTGCCTCACGGCCCGCACGTAATCGGCGTGGTCGGTCGCGGTCCGGGCGGTGGTTTTGGTCACCAGTTCTTTGCCTATGCCGGCAAACTCGACCTGGCGCATTACCAAAAGAACGACACCTGCCTGCGCCAGAAAGAGTTGTTCAGCAACCTTGAGCGCGAAGGGCTGAAAGCCTACGAGCTGAAGCCGGATGAACTGCGGCGTTTGCTGGTCGGTGGCCACACGTCGATTCCGCTGGACCTGACGCTGATCCCGCTGCGCTCCACCAGCGAACAGAGCCTGAAGACTTTCCGCGCGCTGTTCATCAATCTGCTGCACATGCGCGAAATTACTGCGGCCAAGCTCAAGCAATTGTTCCTCGATGCCTTCGAACACAGCCTGCGTTCCGGCAGTGTCGATTACATCGCGGCGTGCGAAGAAGCCTTTCGCGATGTTCGTCGCATGGAACAGGATTACAACGCACTGGTCACCGCCGGCCCGCTGGTTGAAGCGCTGGCCTCAGGCGTTGCCCAGCGCAATACCCTGCGCGGTAAGTTGCACCGCATCTCGCCGTTACTTGATTCGTTGCTCGGCACTTGGTCGGACTACGCCGGTGCGCGTAAGGAAGAGCTGACCCTTCAGGCCGAGCACTACCGCAACGAGCAGGACGCGCTGCAAAACGATCAACGCGGCGGCACTCAAGAGCTGATGCGTTTGGAGCGGGAAATCACTGGCATCCAGCGCTGGCTGGGTGAGTTGTCGGTGCTCAAGCATCGTTTCGCGCTGGTCAATGACGTCAAAGTCCTCGAGCAACAACTGCTCGCGGCCAAGGATGCGCACGATGAGTTGGCCGGTGCGCTGGCCCAATCGCGGCAGTTCAGCGCCGAAGACCTGGAAGAGCGTTTACGGGACTTGGAAAAACGCCTGAAGTCGGTGAAGCAGCAACTCGATCACGCCGACAACAACAGCTACGCCCGTCTGCGTGAAGAGTTCTCGCAACAGGACGTGGAACGCCTGATGCGTCTGTTCAACAGTGCGCTGTTCAGCCTGCCGCTGGGTGAGCACGGCATTACGCTGGACGAGGACGGTCAGTGGGTCAAATCCCTGGAGTTGATCCTCGACGGCTTCAAAGGCGAGCGTTTCGACGTGCCGGGGCTGTCCATCGACATCTCGCACATCGAGCCGCCAGCGCTGCAGGCCCTGGCTGACCGTGCTGCGTTGCGCGATCAGAAAGAACGCCTGGAGAAAGAACTCAAGCAACTGAAAACTCAAGCGGCTGTTGTTGCTGACCGTGCGGCGAGCAAGACCCAGACCGAAGCGCTGTACCAGCAAGTGCTGGATGCGCAAAAAGCCTTGGAAGATTTCCGGCGCGCTCAAACCTTGAGTGCAGAGGAAGGCGACAAGCTTGAGCAATTGGCGCAGATGGAAGCCGCGCAGGAGGAGTTGAAGCGCTCCAGCGATGCCTTTACCGAACGCGTCCAGCAACTGTCGGCCAAGCTGCAACTGGTCGGCCGGCAGATAGGCGACATGGAGGCCAAGCAACGCACTCTCGACGACGCCTTGCGCCGCCGCCAGTTGCTGCCGGCGGACATGCCGTTTGGCACGCCATTCATGGACCCGATCGACGACTCCATGGATAACTTGCTACCGCTGCTCAATGACTATCAGGACAGTTGGCAAGGCTTGCTGCGCAGCGACGGCCAGATCGATGCGCTGTACGCTCAGGTTCGCCTCAAAGGCGTGGCCAAGTTCGACAGCGAAGACGATATGGAG is a window of Pseudomonas sp. DC1.2 DNA encoding:
- the mksE gene encoding Mks condensin complex protein MksE, producing the protein MHLDLSELSQLAPIFRELFKGYHVSRRDPELYAQLSNFQDQYRTLFKALGFELVCDTRGFYYFVPDLAAAAVNKTAQRLALFTFILVEHLADQGRDPIAVLDGGSLGRDELPSLLEKYRDLFIQAEVQTVEELEEKIMRRMTQLGFAGEENGVYRFLPPMHRFLDVCLSVQQDRDLAASLHSVLPLPAPVLIDDDSDEMLLETDDPLDLSDFEEENEEDAMARAIAEEQETDA
- the mksF gene encoding Mks condensin complex protein MksF, which gives rise to MSKERYGIRRFALLNTAGYSLGLFPLEEPLSVYGANNLGKSASINALQFPILARMSDMSFGKYSLEQSRRFYFASDTSYILVEVSLPHGPHVIGVVGRGPGGGFGHQFFAYAGKLDLAHYQKNDTCLRQKELFSNLEREGLKAYELKPDELRRLLVGGHTSIPLDLTLIPLRSTSEQSLKTFRALFINLLHMREITAAKLKQLFLDAFEHSLRSGSVDYIAACEEAFRDVRRMEQDYNALVTAGPLVEALASGVAQRNTLRGKLHRISPLLDSLLGTWSDYAGARKEELTLQAEHYRNEQDALQNDQRGGTQELMRLEREITGIQRWLGELSVLKHRFALVNDVKVLEQQLLAAKDAHDELAGALAQSRQFSAEDLEERLRDLEKRLKSVKQQLDHADNNSYARLREEFSQQDVERLMRLFNSALFSLPLGEHGITLDEDGQWVKSLELILDGFKGERFDVPGLSIDISHIEPPALQALADRAALRDQKERLEKELKQLKTQAAVVADRAASKTQTEALYQQVLDAQKALEDFRRAQTLSAEEGDKLEQLAQMEAAQEELKRSSDAFTERVQQLSAKLQLVGRQIGDMEAKQRTLDDALRRRQLLPADMPFGTPFMDPIDDSMDNLLPLLNDYQDSWQGLLRSDGQIDALYAQVRLKGVAKFDSEDDMERRLQLLINAYAHRTDEALTLGKARRAAVTDIARTLRNIRSDYDSLEHQLALFNREINKRQVSNLQSFRIVLAPNKEALKHIDQIIHSAGQYEEGETLSVFDLSQSADQDNRNEEAKEYLARLVAANHNQLGLKDLFELAFEITKVNGSPVIHTDIDGAASNGTTMTIKALTNMYLLLHLMDRDQAGRVRLPYYLDEAADIDEKNQAALLETSLQLGFVPILASVKPQVCASVAIDLEGGSGPNGIYIDEADWKYIRRHDEVKPSVNVKSDEPELDAV